ATGTATACGCATAATGGACAGTGTCAGTCAAACCACGTTTACGAAGATCAACCTCAAGCTGTTTGCGGCTCCAGTAGTGTGAGAACTTCCGAATGGGTAGTACGAAGGAATAGAGTCGTGCACGACCCGAATATATCCACCGCATCCATTCATCCCGATTGCATGAATCGTAAGATTTTGAATAATCACTGTGGAGCAAGTGTTCCTCGCGCCAGCTCTTGCGAAATAGTGTCTCCAAGGTTCCATCATTATCGAAAAGCAAAACTTGATCCGTTGAATGGGGAGTACCATTCTGCGTAACAAACCGGAACAATTTGCCAGTATTCGCATTAAGCTTAGCCGCGATCTGAGCGAACCGAATGCAATCGCCCAATGAAACTGGTTCCTTGGCAAAAAACTTCATTGCGACCCGTTCTATAGTTGCTGTAACATCACTCGTTTGTTCGAGGTCGATTGCTTTGAGGATGGCATTAGCCGCGTTAATATCGGTTCGAAGGCTGTTATCTTGACGCTCCTCTGCATCGCGGTACCGTTCTGCAAGAAACCGAGGCCAATTTTGATTCAGTACCAAAAGGTGCGCGGCGAGAAAATCCCAGTCCATATCAGATTGCAGTAGCTTCTTCTCTCCCAGACGCACGACTTCATTGGCCGAATAAAGCACGTCCTTGCCCTGAACGGGAATGATTCGGACTTTCTTCCTGTCTGCGTCATCAAAACTATACTGAACAATAACAGGTGAAACATAGGCCCAGAGTCTTAGCAAGGCATGCCAAGATTTTGGTTTTGGCAAATGCTTTCTCTGGAGAGTTCTGAGAACATGGCCCCTATTTATCTCTTCGGTGAGTTTCCAGTTAACCAGCTTTTCCTTATTGATTCCTGAAAGGTGCCGAGAGAGTGGGGGTCGGCCCGCTTCATCGAGAAGAAGAGATGCTTCCTCGGCGGGCCAAACATCAAACAACACTTCAGGTATGATAACGCTTTGACCTGCTGGCGTAAGATCTCCAAAATCTGTCAGTAGGAAAGCTTTCCCTTCTATTGCGGCATCGAACGTCTTTTCTACGGTTGTAGCACACACCCCCTCCAGGGTATTATCGTTACGATCCACATCAGGAAAAAACCCATAGGCCTCAGATCTATCAACAAGACTTGTGTCATTCTGTTCCAACCATTGCAGCATGATGGATGCCGCCAGCGATCCAATCCGTTTAAGAAGCCACCTATTTGTGGGCGAGGTTTCCACGTCCTTGATCTTGAGGCGGGCTGGATCTTGGATAAATGGTGCATTGCAGGCGAAAGGGAGCTTTGTTTCCACGCCAGTGGGTAGGACGACGTAAAGGCGACCCTTTATTCCAAGGACAATTTCAACCTTGCAGGGCGGAAAGTCTGATCCCTGATCATCCCCAAGCAACCGTTCTTGTGCAATTTCTGCAAGCGCGTCGGTTGGAAAATATTCCTCCTTGGATCGCGCGATGAGATATGCTCGATCTGGACCATCGTGCAGCGCTATCCATTCAGTATCAGGAACGGGACCTGGGCCAAAGCTCCCCCAATGTACCTCTTGAGGCCCAACACGCAGGCAACGAATATTCCTGAAGAAAAGAAGCGACAATGGGCTTGCCAGCCATTCCTGAAGATTCTTCTCAACCTCATTCTGACGGTGCTCATCGCTTATGGTGACACGAACCCATGTTTTTCCTTTGGTTTCGTAGCCTTGATCCATCCATCTAGGTTCGGTAAACCTTTTTCGATCAAAAGAAACCGAAAGAGTCGGCGTATAAAGCTCGACGGTATCACCGAGACTGAAAGTACTTTTGAACCCAATACCACGAAAACCAATGGTATGCAGAGAACGTTTGTTGGAATAACCAAAGCGGCAGAGTGATGCAAAATGCTCTTTTGTGAAATCATCACCATTGTGCTCGAAGATAAATACGCGATCCTCAATACGAACTGACGCTTCTGTCGCTCTTGCATCATCAGCGTTCTGAAGAAGCTCCGACAGGATGTGCCTCGGACTTTGAACTTGCTTGAAAAGCTGGTGCCAGGGCCCCGCTAACTCGGGATCTGCCTCCAATTGGTCCCAGCGTTGAGAAGCACGCTGGCGTATCTCCGCGAAGAACTGAGGTACATCATTCATCGAGATTCTTCCGCTTTTGCCAACAACTCAGCGAAATCGTAGTTGACGCTCGTAACCCCGAAGTCCGGCTCCCTCTGGAAAGGCTGACGTACATAATGGACACGGTGAGAGTCGCTGTCGAGAAACTCTACGATGGCGAGAATATAATCGTCGGGCTTATTGAGAGAGTACAGGATCTCATTGCGGGTCACGGTGACAGTCGGCGCGCCCGTGACGCGGCCCTTTACTTCGATAAAGCGTAGCTTGCCGGTTCCCCTTACGCGGCTCTCAATATCGTAACCGAGCTTATCGAACTCCCGGTCTGTCGGCTCGAAGCCCAAGTTACGCTCAACCTCCATGACGATTGCCCGGGCTTTCGCTGCCGCTGCCTGGGTATCTGCCGGGGACGCAGCTATCGTGCCGGTATCTCCCTTAATAGATTTCAGCAGGCCTATGGGCACAACTAACAGGCCTCCTAGCACCACGGGCGGCAGGGGCGATATTTGGGCTTCCAGTTTGAGGTCCGCCAGTCGTTTCTGCAGACGTCCTTGCAGGAGATCTGCACGCTTGCGGGCCTCTCCCGAGTTGAGCCGGTCATTTTGTTTCCCCGCTTGTTCCTGGAGCTTGAGCTCCTCGGCCCGGTGGTCCCAATAGGTGATCTCCTTGGTGAGACGGTCCTTTACCGCTGCTTCGGTCTTGGCAATGAGAGAGAGCCTGTGTTCCCGGACCTCTTTCAGGTGTTCCGGTACGATGTCCGCCACTGCGTGGCCCTGGGCCTTCGGTTCGAGGTCGCGGGTGATCCAGACACACTCGGGCCTGTTAATGAGCGTCTCTATATCCGGTTCACTCGCATCGAGTGGCCGGTAGTCGAGGTAGGGGGCATAGTGGGCGTGGCGCGTCATACCGTCGGCGTTGAGTTCGATATAGAACATCCTCTTGGAGATGATTCGGCGTTCGCCGGAGCGGGTGAGGCTGGCATCCTGTATCGTATGTTCAAGATAGAACAGCACCCGTGGCTGGCTGCCGGTATCACGTTCGTCCACAAGCACTGCACCGCGCTTCAGGAGATCCCTGTTGCGCTCAATGGTCAGATCAATGACCGAGTCGAGCAGTGGATGGCCCGGGCAGATAAAGGCTGCCAGCACCTGTCCCTGAGGGGCTACCAGCGACTTCTCGAAGGCTATGCGCTCATATCGTGGCAAAACAGGTTCGCCGACACCAATCAGCCTATCACGGTTGCGCACAGCGGCGGGCACGTGTTTGACCTCGTAACGGCGAGGCTCACGAGTTTTCGACGATCCACCCAGGAGGCGGAAGGCCTCGAGGAAAAAGGATTCGATATAGTGAGGCTGCAACCGGCGGGCCTCGGCGCGTTCCATATCCTCACGGACCCGGTTGACACCGCTTGCGTCCATGGCATCCCGGACAAGGGCGCGGTCTTCGAGCAGTGTCTGGAGCTGGCCGCGATCGAGTGCGTTCTCCACAACCGTTGTCAGACGGGCCCGAACTTCGGGCTGGTCACCGTAGCGGATCGCCTGGATCAGAAGATCACGCAGCGGCATACCCTCGAACTGGAGCTTACCAAGGACGTCGAACACCTGTCCACCGAGGGACTGGCGGGCCTGTTCCAACTTATCGAGGAGCTTATGGTACACATCGCCTTCGCGGGTCTCTTCGGCCACCAGGTTCCAGAGGTGGCATACCTCGGTCTGTCCGATACGGTGGATACGGCCAAAGCGCTGCTCGAGACGGTTAGGATTCCACGGCAGGTCATAGTTCACCATCAGGTGAGCACGCTGGAGGTTGATACCCTCACCTGCGGCATCCGTTGCCAGCAGTACCTGGACCTCAGGGTCGTACTTGAACGACTCCTGCATCTTCATGCGCTCCTCGCGGCCCATACCCCCGTGAATGAGGACCACAGATTCCTTTCGGCCAAGCAGGGTGGTAATCCGGGCTTCGAGATAGTTCAGTGTGTCGCGGTGCTCGGTAAAGAGAACGAGCTTCTGGTGGGGTGAGGATACGGGCCGCGGTGTCTTGCCATTGCTCTGTGTGATGGCCGATCCGGTTCCGTCGCCTGTGGTAGTACTGAAGATCGCGCTGAGAAGGCTTGCCAACTCGCGCCACTTGGTATCCGTGCCGCTTCGTCGAACAGCGAGGGCCAGTGCTTCCAGGCCACTGAGGGTCTCGATCTCGGACTTCAGCTCTGCGATGGACCGTGCGGCTGTTGCCTGATCAAGAATCTCCTCCTCGGCGGCCTTAACCTCGTTATCGGGTGCGTCTTCTAGGTCCTCAACATCTTCCGCGTCCAAGACCGAAAATGCATTTGCAGGGACCGATGGAGCGGTCTGACCTGCACGATGGAGCACTTCCATCTCGCGCAGCTTCTTCTCCAAGCGTTCCCTGCGGCGCTTCAATGACTGGTAGATTGCCTCGGGGGAGGAAGCGAGCCTCCGCTGCAGAATGGTGAGAGCAAAACCGACAGTGCCTGCGCGCTTGTCGTTCTCAAGGGCCTCAGCGCGATTGAACTCTTCTCGGACGTAGTCGGTGACTGCCTTATAGAGTTGGGCTTCCGCATCAGAGAGCTTATAGGGTGCGGTATAGGCGATACGTTCGGGGAAAAGCGGTGTGCCATCGAACTTGAGCAGGCTCTCCTTCACCATGCGGCGCATCAGGTCAGAAACGTCGGTTGTATGGACACCATCACGGAAACGGCCCTCGAAACGGTCGCCATCGAGAAGTGCCATGAAGAGCTGAAAGTCAGTCTCCTTG
This window of the Syntrophorhabdaceae bacterium genome carries:
- a CDS encoding ATP-binding protein yields the protein MNDVPQFFAEIRQRASQRWDQLEADPELAGPWHQLFKQVQSPRHILSELLQNADDARATEASVRIEDRVFIFEHNGDDFTKEHFASLCRFGYSNKRSLHTIGFRGIGFKSTFSLGDTVELYTPTLSVSFDRKRFTEPRWMDQGYETKGKTWVRVTISDEHRQNEVEKNLQEWLASPLSLLFFRNIRCLRVGPQEVHWGSFGPGPVPDTEWIALHDGPDRAYLIARSKEEYFPTDALAEIAQERLLGDDQGSDFPPCKVEIVLGIKGRLYVVLPTGVETKLPFACNAPFIQDPARLKIKDVETSPTNRWLLKRIGSLAASIMLQWLEQNDTSLVDRSEAYGFFPDVDRNDNTLEGVCATTVEKTFDAAIEGKAFLLTDFGDLTPAGQSVIIPEVLFDVWPAEEASLLLDEAGRPPLSRHLSGINKEKLVNWKLTEEINRGHVLRTLQRKHLPKPKSWHALLRLWAYVSPVIVQYSFDDADRKKVRIIPVQGKDVLYSANEVVRLGEKKLLQSDMDWDFLAAHLLVLNQNWPRFLAERYRDAEERQDNSLRTDINAANAILKAIDLEQTSDVTATIERVAMKFFAKEPVSLGDCIRFAQIAAKLNANTGKLFRFVTQNGTPHSTDQVLLFDNDGTLETLFRKSWREEHLLHSDYSKSYDSCNRDEWMRWIYSGRARLYSFVLPIRKFSHYWSRKQLEVDLRKRGLTDTVHYAYTYDSFRIEDWDFDNSIWDHWVDLATKDTNVWSQVGELILTQSVRSKAQSAEAYQRASNGYERRIASGLLPTWVLRLRDVPCLPDTRGFYRKPTDLLRRTPETESVIDVEAFIHSRLDTEATRPLLKLLGVSETPTSPDRLLNRLRALAMADKPPVHEVDKWYIRLDQMIETCSTTALAEIKKVFSEEEIILTENSGWSRVSGVFLSLNEDDVPGAAVIRDSVRDLSIWAKVGVAERPTPDMAIQWLKELDSGTVLSQDDARRVKALLPRHSERVWSECSHWLNLAGEWVPTGTLDFALTMQTLVPWSHLHEWVKQKTADFQRLPVEIAGAGPFNSLVSLASQIEDRFKISPYFLKNPERKPWLNQFGIDLRRIELDGTAGTVRIKELAAELAETDWQTSSELEIVPYVNGIPAGTARRAEVVWLNRVLYVDILPNAKLARLVPDTLGKIFGRSDVTAALNYCFNRTREDVTEYLTENFKLAPREATESSTGESVSEAEAYIPTDTGEPVPPPSGETGVEHERMKDIGEADAVSQSESEDEHSLEDSGENIGETDRKNRTHSKETPGSKPAKPSIIERFAQSRGFIKEGDDRFYHADGSWIAKTHGDHRFPWARRTSTGELVCYYWSRDHCLEQGPLQVEADIWGMVDNHPKTHAFILSDRQGNPKEITGDRLRSMCTDGKIALYPATYRLVYRNDDEE
- a CDS encoding helicase-related protein, with protein sequence MIRLEDLQPNAVVCGLLPSCLVTVVSVQWYGTEALELTYKTAAGKVANELLYRDDESRLELAEQGRPWSFDGDGAQFRLVSEAHRIRLAYLFDPVLAVHTSIVDPLPHQITAVYEAMLPRQPLRFLLADDPGAGKTIMAGLLIKELIARGDLQRCLIVCPGSLAEQWQDELYRRFHLPFEILTNDKLESAHTGNWFIETNLVIARLDKLSRNEDVQQKLRAPDCRWDLVVCDEAHKMSATVFGTETKYTKRYRLGQLLSTLTRHFLLMTATPHNGKETDFQLFMALLDGDRFEGRFRDGVHTTDVSDLMRRMVKESLLKFDGTPLFPERIAYTAPYKLSDAEAQLYKAVTDYVREEFNRAEALENDKRAGTVGFALTILQRRLASSPEAIYQSLKRRRERLEKKLREMEVLHRAGQTAPSVPANAFSVLDAEDVEDLEDAPDNEVKAAEEEILDQATAARSIAELKSEIETLSGLEALALAVRRSGTDTKWRELASLLSAIFSTTTGDGTGSAITQSNGKTPRPVSSPHQKLVLFTEHRDTLNYLEARITTLLGRKESVVLIHGGMGREERMKMQESFKYDPEVQVLLATDAAGEGINLQRAHLMVNYDLPWNPNRLEQRFGRIHRIGQTEVCHLWNLVAEETREGDVYHKLLDKLEQARQSLGGQVFDVLGKLQFEGMPLRDLLIQAIRYGDQPEVRARLTTVVENALDRGQLQTLLEDRALVRDAMDASGVNRVREDMERAEARRLQPHYIESFFLEAFRLLGGSSKTREPRRYEVKHVPAAVRNRDRLIGVGEPVLPRYERIAFEKSLVAPQGQVLAAFICPGHPLLDSVIDLTIERNRDLLKRGAVLVDERDTGSQPRVLFYLEHTIQDASLTRSGERRIISKRMFYIELNADGMTRHAHYAPYLDYRPLDASEPDIETLINRPECVWITRDLEPKAQGHAVADIVPEHLKEVREHRLSLIAKTEAAVKDRLTKEITYWDHRAEELKLQEQAGKQNDRLNSGEARKRADLLQGRLQKRLADLKLEAQISPLPPVVLGGLLVVPIGLLKSIKGDTGTIAASPADTQAAAAKARAIVMEVERNLGFEPTDREFDKLGYDIESRVRGTGKLRFIEVKGRVTGAPTVTVTRNEILYSLNKPDDYILAIVEFLDSDSHRVHYVRQPFQREPDFGVTSVNYDFAELLAKAEESR